From the Priestia koreensis genome, one window contains:
- the ychF gene encoding redox-regulated ATPase YchF: MALTAGIVGLPNVGKSTLFNAITQAGAESANYPFCTIDPNVGIVEVPDERLQKLTELVNPKKTVPTAFEFTDIAGIVKGASKGEGLGNKFLSHIRQVDAICQVVRCFADDNITHVSGKVDPIADIETINLELILADLETVDKRVDRVAKLAKQKDKDAVYEHEVLVKLKAGLEAEQPARALEFTDEQMRIVKGLHLLTVKPMLYVANVGEDEVADASNNPYVQQVREYAQKDSSEVIVVCAKIESEIAELEGEEKEMFLEELGIEESGLDQLIRASYHLLGLATYFTAGEQEVRAWTFRKGMKAPQCAGVIHTDFERGFIRAETVAYDDLVTSGSMTAAKEAGKVRLEGKEYLVKDGDVMHFRFNV, from the coding sequence ATGGCATTAACAGCTGGAATTGTCGGACTTCCAAATGTCGGAAAGTCAACTTTATTTAATGCAATTACACAAGCGGGGGCTGAATCTGCGAACTATCCGTTCTGTACGATTGATCCGAACGTTGGAATTGTAGAAGTACCAGACGAACGTCTTCAGAAATTAACGGAGCTTGTAAATCCGAAGAAAACGGTTCCTACAGCATTTGAATTTACAGACATTGCGGGAATTGTAAAAGGTGCAAGTAAAGGTGAGGGACTAGGAAACAAATTCTTATCACACATTCGTCAAGTGGATGCGATCTGCCAAGTGGTACGTTGTTTTGCAGATGATAACATTACACACGTATCTGGTAAAGTAGATCCAATCGCTGATATTGAAACGATTAATTTAGAGTTAATTTTAGCTGATTTAGAAACAGTCGATAAGCGTGTTGATCGCGTGGCGAAATTAGCAAAACAAAAAGATAAAGATGCTGTTTACGAGCATGAAGTGCTTGTGAAATTAAAAGCTGGGTTAGAAGCAGAGCAACCAGCTCGCGCATTAGAATTTACAGATGAGCAAATGCGCATTGTAAAAGGTCTTCACCTTTTAACAGTGAAGCCAATGCTTTATGTAGCAAACGTAGGAGAAGATGAAGTAGCAGACGCTTCAAATAATCCATATGTGCAACAAGTACGTGAATACGCTCAAAAAGACAGCTCAGAAGTTATCGTCGTATGTGCGAAGATTGAATCTGAAATTGCTGAGCTTGAAGGCGAAGAAAAAGAAATGTTCCTAGAAGAGTTAGGAATCGAAGAGTCTGGATTAGATCAATTAATTCGTGCTTCTTATCATTTATTAGGTCTAGCAACGTATTTCACAGCAGGTGAGCAAGAAGTGCGCGCATGGACGTTCCGTAAAGGCATGAAGGCTCCACAATGTGCAGGGGTTATTCATACAGATTTCGAACGTGGATTCATTCGTGCAGAAACGGTTGCTTATGACGATCTAGTAACGAGTGGTAGCATGACAGCAGCGAAAGAAGCAGGAAAAGTCCGTCTAGAAGGTAAAGAATATCTAGTAAAAGACGGAGATGTTATGCACTTCCGCTTTAATGTCTAA
- the dnaB gene encoding replicative DNA helicase gives MSDVFSDRLPPQNIEAEQAVLGAIFLEPSSLTQASEMLIPEDFYRAAHQKIFNYMLRLSDKGEPVDLVTVTSELADQKLLEEIGGVSYLSDLASAVPTAANIEYYAKIVEEKSILRRLIRTATDIASEGYAREDEVDALLNEAEKSILEVSQRKNTGSFQNIKDVLVQTYDNIEQLHNRKGDITGIPTGFTELDRMTAGFQRNDLIIVAARPSVGKTAFALNIAQNVATKTDENVAIFSLEMGAEQLVMRMLCAEGNINAQNLRTGSLTDEDWGKLTMAMGSLSNSGIFIDDTPGVRISEIRSKCRRLQQEHGLGMILIDYLQLIQGSGRSGENRQQEVSEISRSLKALARELKVPVIALSQLSRGVEQRQDKRPMMSDIRESGSIEQDADIVAFLYRDDYYDKESENKNIIEIIIAKQRNGPVGTVQLAFVKEYNKFVNLERRFDDASMPPPGA, from the coding sequence ATGAGTGATGTTTTTTCTGATCGTCTACCGCCCCAGAATATAGAAGCAGAACAAGCAGTTTTAGGGGCTATTTTTCTTGAACCATCTTCATTGACGCAGGCTTCTGAAATGCTTATTCCAGAAGATTTTTACCGAGCTGCTCACCAGAAGATTTTTAACTATATGCTCCGCTTATCAGATAAGGGGGAGCCGGTTGACCTTGTCACGGTTACCTCTGAATTAGCGGATCAGAAGCTTCTTGAGGAGATTGGAGGCGTATCCTATTTAAGTGATCTGGCCAGCGCTGTTCCAACTGCAGCCAACATCGAATATTACGCCAAAATCGTTGAGGAGAAGTCCATTCTTCGTCGTCTAATCCGAACAGCAACAGATATTGCTTCTGAGGGCTATGCAAGAGAAGATGAGGTAGATGCGTTACTAAATGAAGCTGAAAAAAGTATTTTAGAGGTTTCTCAGCGGAAAAATACGGGCTCCTTTCAGAACATTAAAGATGTTTTAGTTCAAACCTACGATAATATTGAGCAGCTTCATAATCGAAAAGGTGATATCACAGGAATTCCGACCGGGTTCACTGAGCTAGATCGAATGACTGCCGGGTTTCAACGAAATGATTTGATTATCGTAGCCGCTCGTCCATCGGTAGGTAAAACGGCCTTTGCCTTGAATATCGCGCAAAACGTTGCGACCAAAACGGATGAGAACGTGGCGATCTTCAGTCTGGAGATGGGTGCTGAGCAACTTGTCATGAGGATGCTTTGTGCAGAGGGGAACATTAATGCGCAAAACCTTCGTACTGGTTCATTAACAGACGAAGATTGGGGAAAACTTACGATGGCAATGGGCTCCCTATCAAACTCAGGGATTTTCATTGATGATACGCCAGGGGTTCGCATTAGTGAAATCCGTTCTAAATGCCGTCGTCTTCAGCAAGAGCACGGTTTAGGAATGATTTTAATTGACTATCTGCAATTGATTCAAGGTAGCGGCCGCAGCGGTGAAAACCGTCAGCAGGAAGTATCGGAAATTTCCCGCTCTCTTAAAGCGCTCGCGCGTGAATTGAAAGTGCCGGTTATCGCCTTATCACAGCTATCTCGTGGCGTAGAACAACGTCAAGACAAGCGTCCAATGATGTCAGATATCCGTGAATCTGGGAGTATTGAGCAGGATGCAGATATTGTCGCTTTCTTGTATCGTGATGACTATTATGATAAAGAAAGTGAAAATAAAAATATCATTGAAATTATTATCGCCAAGCAGCGTAACGGCCCTGTTGGTACCGTACAGTTGGCATTCGTTAAGGAATACAATAAATTCGTTAATCTTGAGCGGCGTTTTGATGACGCCAGTATGCCGCCACCAGGCGCATAG
- a CDS encoding YybS family protein, translating into MRYLTEGALMLAIYMCMLLISLYIPVIRIIVMLLLPLPFIFYTMRHHWKKSLLLLVASLLLTVLLSPLSLPVTFMAGTGGITLGYFYRKKGSGYAALVNGTVVYCLNLVLFFIVAKSLFHVDFQALMDKSLDQSINQSQQFIGQIGQGQIRSEEEKQINMLKDQLNDMKYLIPSIMVLVGMFLTFVNHVVARPILKRLKHDVPRMGPFSEFQLPRIILWFYLISILLSFIQFPDGSFMFMAINNVAFLLQILILLQGFAVIFSFFKQKKMPIFIPIVLMFFSFFIPLLLQIVRILGIIDLGFNLRRRHSPK; encoded by the coding sequence ATGCGTTATTTAACTGAAGGTGCGCTAATGCTCGCGATCTATATGTGTATGCTTCTTATATCTTTATACATACCTGTAATTAGGATTATAGTGATGTTGCTATTACCGCTACCGTTTATCTTCTATACGATGCGCCATCATTGGAAGAAATCGTTGCTATTGTTAGTCGCAAGCTTGTTGCTGACTGTTTTACTTTCACCCCTGTCGCTACCGGTGACGTTTATGGCTGGTACAGGTGGAATTACGCTCGGATATTTTTATCGAAAAAAGGGAAGTGGCTATGCAGCTTTAGTAAATGGAACAGTTGTATATTGCTTAAACTTGGTTTTGTTTTTTATTGTTGCAAAGTCGCTTTTTCATGTTGATTTTCAAGCATTGATGGACAAGTCTTTAGATCAATCCATTAATCAGTCACAGCAATTTATCGGACAGATTGGACAGGGACAAATTCGATCAGAAGAAGAGAAGCAGATTAACATGCTAAAAGACCAACTGAATGATATGAAGTATCTCATACCATCTATAATGGTGTTAGTAGGAATGTTTTTAACCTTCGTAAACCACGTGGTTGCTCGTCCTATTTTAAAGCGTTTAAAGCATGACGTTCCACGAATGGGACCTTTTTCAGAGTTTCAGCTTCCAAGGATTATTCTATGGTTTTACCTGATCTCGATCTTGTTGTCGTTTATTCAATTTCCTGATGGGTCCTTTATGTTTATGGCTATTAATAACGTGGCCTTTTTATTGCAGATTTTAATTTTGTTACAGGGATTTGCGGTAATCTTTTCATTTTTTAAGCAGAAAAAGATGCCGATTTTCATTCCAATCGTTTTGATGTTTTTCTCATTTTTCATCCCTTTACTTCTTCAAATCGTCCGCATATTGGGTATAATTGATTTAGGGTTTAATTTACGTCGTAGACACAGTCCTAAATAA
- the rpsF gene encoding 30S ribosomal protein S6, whose protein sequence is MKKYEVMYIIRPNIEDEAKKAVVDRFGGILTDNGATIENVKEWGKRRLAYEINDFRDGYYMILKVEAGNEAIQEFDRLAKINEDIIRHIVVREEA, encoded by the coding sequence ATGAAAAAATACGAAGTTATGTATATCATCCGTCCAAACATTGAGGATGAAGCTAAAAAAGCTGTAGTAGATCGTTTCGGCGGTATCTTAACAGATAACGGTGCAACAATCGAAAACGTTAAAGAGTGGGGTAAACGTCGTTTAGCTTACGAAATTAACGATTTCCGTGACGGTTACTACATGATCTTAAAAGTAGAGGCTGGTAACGAAGCGATTCAAGAATTCGACCGTCTTGCTAAGATCAACGAAGACATCATTCGTCATATCGTAGTACGTGAAGAAGCTTAA
- the yycF gene encoding response regulator YycF produces the protein MDKRILVVDDEKPIADILKFNLQKEGYEVFCAYDGVEALEKLEEIQPELVLLDIMLPQRDGMEVCREIRKKYDMPIIMLTAKDSEIDKVLGLELGADDYVTKPFSTRELLARVKANLRRHQQVATAEDENETNEITIGSLVIHPDAYIVSKRGDLIELTHREFELLHYLAKHIGQVMTREHLLQTVWGYDYFGDVRTVDVTVRRLREKIEDNPSHPTWIVTRRGVGYYLRNPEQE, from the coding sequence ATGGATAAACGTATATTAGTGGTTGACGACGAAAAACCAATTGCTGATATTTTGAAGTTCAATTTACAAAAAGAAGGTTACGAAGTGTTTTGCGCATATGACGGCGTTGAAGCACTAGAGAAATTAGAAGAAATTCAACCAGAATTGGTGTTATTAGATATCATGCTTCCTCAACGTGATGGAATGGAAGTTTGCCGTGAAATTCGTAAGAAATATGATATGCCAATTATTATGTTGACCGCTAAGGATTCTGAAATTGACAAAGTATTAGGGTTAGAGCTAGGTGCTGATGATTACGTTACAAAGCCTTTTAGCACACGTGAACTACTAGCACGTGTCAAAGCGAATCTTCGCCGTCATCAACAGGTGGCAACAGCAGAAGATGAAAACGAAACGAACGAAATTACGATCGGTTCATTGGTTATCCATCCTGATGCATATATTGTTTCAAAGCGCGGAGATTTAATTGAGCTAACTCACCGTGAGTTTGAACTGCTTCATTATTTGGCGAAGCATATCGGTCAAGTAATGACACGGGAGCATTTGCTGCAAACAGTATGGGGCTATGACTATTTTGGAGATGTTCGCACAGTAGATGTAACCGTACGACGACTTCGTGAGAAAATAGAGGATAATCCTAGTCATCCTACGTGGATTGTAACAAGACGAGGAGTAGGTTATTACCTGCGAAATCCTGAACAGGAGTAG
- the ssb gene encoding single-stranded DNA-binding protein has translation MMNRVILVGRLTKDPELRYTPNGVAVATFTLAVNRTFTNQQGEREADFINCVVWRRPAENVANFLKKGSLAGVDGRVQTRNFEGQDGKRVYITEIVAESVQFLEPRTGGNEAPRNNNYAASGNQGGSGGYPFGGQDQNRNSNNQGYTRVDDDPFANDGKPIDISDDDLPF, from the coding sequence ATGATGAATCGCGTAATTCTAGTTGGGCGATTAACAAAAGATCCTGAATTACGCTATACCCCAAATGGAGTAGCTGTAGCAACTTTCACGTTAGCAGTGAATCGTACTTTTACTAACCAACAAGGTGAGCGTGAAGCAGACTTTATCAACTGTGTGGTATGGCGTCGCCCTGCTGAAAACGTCGCAAACTTTTTGAAAAAAGGTAGCTTGGCTGGAGTAGACGGTCGTGTACAGACTCGAAACTTTGAAGGTCAAGACGGTAAAAGAGTCTACATCACTGAGATTGTAGCAGAGAGCGTACAATTCCTAGAACCAAGAACTGGTGGAAACGAAGCACCGCGTAATAATAATTACGCTGCTAGTGGAAATCAAGGTGGTTCAGGTGGATATCCATTTGGTGGACAAGATCAGAACCGTAATTCAAACAACCAAGGTTATACACGTGTGGATGATGATCCATTTGCAAATGATGGTAAGCCAATCGACATCTCTGATGACGATTTACCATTCTAA
- the rpsR gene encoding 30S ribosomal protein S18: protein MAGGRRGGRAKRRKVCYFTANGITRIDYKDVDLLKKFVSERGKILPRRVTGTSAKYQRKLTIAIKRARQMALLPYVSGE from the coding sequence ATGGCTGGAGGACGCAGAGGTGGACGCGCAAAACGCCGTAAGGTTTGTTACTTCACAGCGAACGGTATTACTCGCATCGATTATAAAGATGTAGATTTACTTAAAAAGTTCGTTTCAGAACGTGGTAAAATTTTACCTCGTCGTGTAACAGGTACTAGCGCTAAATACCAACGTAAATTAACAATTGCTATTAAACGCGCTCGTCAAATGGCATTATTGCCATATGTTTCAGGCGAATAA
- a CDS encoding adenylosuccinate synthase has translation MSSVVVVGTQWGDEGKGKITDFLSENAEVIARYQGGNNAGHTIKFNGETYKLHLIPSGIFYKDKISVIGNGMVVDPKALVKELGGLHERNVTTDNLRISNRAHVILPYHLKLDEVEEERKGANKIGTTKKGIGPAYMDKAARMGIRIADLLDREVFKEKLERNLEEKNRLLEKFYEVEGFKIEDILDEYYEYGQQIAKYVCDTSVVLNDALDEGKRVLFEGAQGVMLDIDQGTYPFVTSSNPVAGGVTIGSGVGPTKIHHVVGVSKAYTTRVGDGPFPTELNDEIGHQIREVGREYGTTTGRPRRVGWFDSVVVRHARRVSGITDLSLNSIDVLTGIETLKICVAYRYKGEILEEFPASLKVLAQCEPVYEELPGWTEDITGMKTLDELPDNARHYLERVSQLTGIPLSVFSVGPDRSQTNVIRNVYRV, from the coding sequence ATGTCTTCAGTTGTTGTTGTTGGAACTCAATGGGGAGATGAAGGTAAAGGGAAAATCACTGATTTTCTATCTGAAAATGCAGAGGTGATTGCTCGTTATCAAGGTGGTAACAATGCAGGTCATACAATCAAATTTAATGGTGAAACTTATAAATTGCATTTAATTCCTTCCGGGATTTTCTATAAAGATAAAATTTCTGTTATTGGAAACGGAATGGTCGTAGATCCAAAAGCGCTTGTAAAAGAATTAGGTGGTTTACATGAGCGTAACGTTACAACAGATAATCTTCGAATCAGTAACCGTGCACACGTTATTCTTCCATATCATTTAAAATTAGATGAAGTAGAAGAAGAGCGCAAAGGTGCCAACAAGATCGGAACAACAAAAAAAGGTATCGGTCCTGCGTATATGGATAAAGCAGCACGTATGGGAATTCGTATTGCAGACTTATTAGACCGTGAAGTGTTCAAAGAAAAATTAGAGCGTAATTTAGAAGAAAAGAACCGTCTTTTAGAAAAGTTCTATGAAGTAGAAGGCTTTAAAATTGAAGACATTCTTGATGAGTACTATGAATACGGGCAACAAATTGCGAAGTATGTGTGCGATACGTCCGTTGTATTAAACGATGCTCTTGATGAAGGAAAACGCGTTTTATTCGAAGGTGCACAGGGTGTTATGCTCGACATCGATCAAGGAACATATCCATTCGTTACATCTTCAAACCCTGTAGCAGGTGGTGTAACAATTGGTTCTGGTGTTGGTCCTACGAAAATTCATCACGTTGTGGGTGTGTCAAAAGCCTATACAACACGTGTTGGTGATGGTCCGTTCCCAACGGAATTAAACGATGAAATTGGCCATCAAATTCGTGAAGTAGGACGTGAGTATGGTACAACAACGGGTCGTCCACGCCGTGTCGGCTGGTTTGATAGTGTGGTTGTTCGTCATGCTCGTCGCGTGAGTGGAATTACAGATTTATCTCTGAACTCAATTGATGTATTAACAGGAATTGAAACGTTAAAAATCTGTGTTGCATATCGTTATAAAGGGGAAATCTTAGAAGAGTTCCCAGCTAGCTTAAAAGTATTAGCTCAATGTGAGCCAGTATACGAAGAGCTTCCAGGATGGACAGAAGACATCACAGGTATGAAAACTCTTGATGAGCTTCCTGATAATGCTCGTCATTATCTAGAGCGCGTATCTCAATTAACAGGTATTCCACTTTCTGTGTTCTCAGTAGGACCAGATCGTTCTCAAACAAACGTAATCCGTAACGTATACCGCGTATAA
- a CDS encoding DHH family phosphoesterase has product MPVFTKKNIIRYPFYLLYGFAVLLVAIVAYHHWIIGVVGVILLIGALVLYIKLERLMSDELESYISMLSHRLKKVGEEALMEMPIGIMLFNDDYQIEWTNPFLASCFNEDTLVGRSLYDVAESLIPLIKQEVDNDVFTLHERKFNVILKREERLVYFFDVTEKVEIEKLYEDERTVLGVIFLDNYDELTQGMDDQLKSNLNSKVTSLINSWGQEYGLFIKRTSSDRFIAILNEQILIHLEKSKFSILDRVREETSKYNIPLTLSVGIGIGSSNLPELGALAQSSLDLALGRGGDQVAIKQTNGKVKFYGGKTNPMEKRTRVRARVISHALKELVSESSKVMVMGHKYPDMDAIGSSIGILKVAQVNQKDGYIVLDTEQLDEGVKRLLAEIKKDSDLWSRIISPDEALNLVSEDTLLVVVDTHKPSLVIEDRLLNKVENVVVIDHHRRAEEFIEDPLLVYMEPYASSTAELVTELLEYQPKRFKIDMLEATALLAGIIVDTKSFTLRTGSRTFDAASFLRSQGADTVLVQKFLKEDVNQYVKRARFIEKAHIYKTGIAISKGEESESYDQVLLAQAADTLLSISGVVASFVISKRNDNRIGISARSLGDVNVQVIMESLEGGGHLTNAATQLQNITLDEAEERLKQVIDEYLEGGKKS; this is encoded by the coding sequence ATGCCTGTCTTTACAAAAAAGAACATTATTCGCTATCCATTTTATTTGCTATACGGTTTTGCGGTTCTTTTAGTAGCTATCGTCGCATACCATCACTGGATCATTGGAGTGGTGGGAGTGATCCTACTAATAGGAGCGTTAGTATTATATATAAAATTGGAACGGTTAATGTCAGATGAATTAGAATCGTATATTTCGATGCTCTCTCATCGCTTAAAAAAGGTTGGGGAAGAGGCATTGATGGAAATGCCTATTGGAATTATGCTGTTCAATGATGATTACCAGATTGAATGGACGAATCCGTTCCTTGCATCCTGTTTTAATGAAGATACGTTAGTTGGGCGCTCTCTTTATGATGTCGCTGAAAGCCTCATTCCTCTTATTAAGCAAGAAGTAGATAATGATGTTTTTACGCTTCATGAGCGAAAGTTTAATGTGATTTTAAAGCGTGAGGAGCGATTGGTTTACTTTTTCGATGTAACAGAAAAAGTAGAAATCGAAAAGCTATACGAAGATGAACGGACAGTTTTAGGCGTTATCTTTTTAGATAACTATGATGAACTTACGCAGGGAATGGACGATCAATTAAAAAGTAATTTAAATAGCAAAGTGACGTCCCTTATTAACAGCTGGGGTCAAGAGTATGGTTTATTTATTAAGCGCACGTCATCTGATCGATTTATTGCGATTTTAAATGAACAAATTTTGATTCATTTGGAGAAGAGTAAGTTTTCTATTTTAGATCGAGTCCGTGAAGAGACGTCGAAATACAATATTCCCTTAACCTTAAGTGTTGGGATTGGAATTGGATCCTCTAATTTACCTGAACTAGGTGCCCTTGCTCAATCTAGCTTAGATTTGGCCCTAGGTAGGGGAGGAGACCAAGTAGCCATCAAACAAACAAATGGGAAAGTAAAGTTTTATGGTGGGAAAACGAATCCGATGGAGAAACGTACGAGGGTTCGTGCTCGTGTAATCTCTCATGCCTTAAAAGAACTTGTGTCTGAAAGTAGCAAAGTCATGGTAATGGGTCACAAATATCCAGATATGGATGCAATCGGTTCTTCCATTGGGATTTTAAAAGTAGCCCAGGTTAACCAAAAAGACGGCTATATCGTATTGGATACGGAGCAGCTTGATGAGGGTGTGAAGCGTCTATTGGCAGAGATTAAAAAAGACTCTGATCTATGGTCGCGTATTATTTCACCTGATGAGGCGCTGAATCTAGTGAGCGAAGATACGCTGCTTGTAGTAGTAGATACTCACAAGCCTTCATTAGTTATTGAAGATCGATTACTGAACAAAGTAGAAAATGTTGTCGTCATCGACCATCATCGCCGCGCTGAGGAGTTCATTGAGGATCCTTTACTCGTGTACATGGAGCCTTATGCCTCTTCAACCGCAGAGCTTGTGACAGAGCTACTCGAATATCAGCCGAAGCGGTTTAAAATCGATATGCTTGAAGCAACAGCGTTACTGGCGGGAATTATTGTCGATACGAAGAGCTTCACCTTGCGTACAGGATCACGTACGTTTGATGCAGCATCGTTTTTACGCTCTCAAGGTGCAGACACTGTGCTCGTGCAAAAATTCCTTAAAGAAGATGTTAATCAGTATGTGAAGAGAGCGCGTTTTATTGAAAAAGCGCATATTTACAAAACGGGTATTGCGATCTCTAAAGGGGAAGAGTCTGAAAGCTATGATCAAGTACTGCTCGCACAGGCAGCAGATACACTGCTCTCGATTAGTGGGGTAGTAGCCTCGTTTGTTATTTCAAAACGAAATGATAATCGAATTGGGATTAGCGCACGTTCTCTAGGGGACGTAAATGTTCAGGTCATTATGGAGAGCTTAGAAGGCGGAGGACATTTGACAAATGCCGCTACACAGCTTCAAAATATAACATTAGATGAAGCGGAAGAGAGATTAAAACAAGTCATTGATGAGTATTTAGAGGGAGGAAAAAAATCATGA
- the rplI gene encoding 50S ribosomal protein L9, protein MKVIFLKDVKGKGKKGEVKNVSDGYAQNFLLKQNLAVEATNASIKALEGQKNKEKKEAAEELEQSKQLKETLEKLTVELKAKSGEGGRLFGSITSKQIAEELKKTHNIKVDKRKIEMDDAIRALGFTNVPVKLHPEVTATVKVHVSEQ, encoded by the coding sequence ATGAAAGTTATTTTCTTAAAAGATGTTAAAGGTAAAGGTAAAAAAGGCGAAGTTAAAAACGTATCAGACGGCTACGCTCAAAACTTCTTACTCAAACAAAATCTTGCTGTAGAAGCAACGAATGCAAGCATCAAAGCTTTAGAAGGACAAAAGAACAAAGAGAAAAAAGAAGCAGCAGAAGAGCTTGAGCAAAGCAAACAGCTAAAAGAAACGTTAGAAAAGCTAACGGTTGAGCTTAAAGCAAAATCTGGTGAAGGCGGTCGCTTATTCGGATCGATCACAAGTAAGCAAATTGCAGAAGAATTAAAGAAAACTCACAATATCAAAGTCGACAAACGCAAAATTGAAATGGATGATGCAATTCGCGCATTAGGATTCACAAACGTTCCTGTTAAGCTTCATCCTGAAGTAACGGCGACAGTTAAAGTTCATGTATCAGAGCAATAA